Genomic segment of Planctomycetota bacterium:
AATAAGCGTTGCGGCCCGCCGGCAGGGCTCTATCTGCGATAAAACAACGGGTGCCGCGGGTGCACGGTATGCAGCCGTGGTACCCGTCGCATTCGGCGCACCCGTCGCCTCATATCTTCTGCAACAGCAGACAGGCGCTGCGACCGGCAAATCAGTGAACGCGCTCAAACTCCTCGACCGTCATCCCGGCCGCCCGAATCAGCGAGCGCAGCGTGCCCGGCGCAAGTTCCTTGTGCTGCGGAACCGACAGGCTGGCGATATGACCTTGCTTCAGGAGGACGACGTGGCTGCCCTTTTGCCGGTCCACGCGCCACCCCGCGCGCTCGAAGCGCCTGACGGCTTCAGCGCCCGAGATGGCGGGCAACTTGGCCATCAGACCTTCACCTCGACCTCGCGCGTCGCGACGGTGAGCGGCATGCCGTTGGCCGCCCGGGCCTCCAGGCACGCCTGAATCGCCTCGCGGATGTTGGCGAGGGCTTCGTCCTCGGTCTTGCCCTGGGAGACGCAGCCGGGAATGGCCGGACACTCGGCCACCACCGCGCCGGTCTCGTCCCGCTCAAGCGTCACAATCATTTTCATGGCCGGTTCCTCCACATCCATCCTAGCCGCGCCCACGCCGGAAGGTCAAGGACTGGCGCCCGTCATCGCGGCCGCCCGCGCTCAAACCTTCTGCAGCAGCAGGCAGGCGTTGTGGCCGCCGAAACCGAAGGAATTGCACGCGGCCCGGCGGATGGGCATCTCGCGGGGCACGAGCGGCACATAGTCGAGGTCGCACGCAGGGT
This window contains:
- a CDS encoding type II toxin-antitoxin system HicB family antitoxin, which produces MKMIVTLERDETGAVVAECPAIPGCVSQGKTEDEALANIREAIQACLEARAANGMPLTVATREVEVKV
- a CDS encoding type II toxin-antitoxin system HicA family toxin gives rise to the protein MAKLPAISGAEAVRRFERAGWRVDRQKGSHVVLLKQGHIASLSVPQHKELAPGTLRSLIRAAGMTVEEFERVH